Sequence from the Ammospiza caudacuta isolate bAmmCau1 chromosome 9, bAmmCau1.pri, whole genome shotgun sequence genome:
TGCTTTAACTTTCTCTACcccttttagttttttttaccaaaaaacAATGAAACATTTTGTTGTAGATTATGAGCTGCCCAAGTCAAACACCAGTCTTACTTTATTACAGTACAGACAAAATAATCAAACTCATGTGGCACCATACCTGTCCCACCTGCAAATCAGAGGGTCTAAATCACAAACTTCCATGTTAAAGTTATATTTGATACTTACCATTGTTTTATGTATGAACAAGGTATTTTGCTGGAGATTTTTTCTAGATTTTACAGCAggggaaattttaaaaatttcaagtGGCACCAGATTGTGTATACACCCATGTAAGAGTATGAGCCATCATACCATCAATTACTACCATCATTACTAATTCTAACTTGGCTCAGTGTTTGAGCCCAAACACTTTTTGAtagcagctccagagctgggcaAGAGGCTTGCACATGAAGAAGTCATGCCCTGTTAGGAAATGCATTTACATGACTGCCTAGAAGGTTTTATTTAACAGTGAGGACCTGAGTAGGCAAGCTGAACAACACACTGCAAAAATCCCAACACTGCAAGACCCAAGAGTCTCATGAACAAAATCAACTGATACTCAAGATGGGTGGTTTTTGCTCTGGAATCAAAACCAGGGTCAAGACCCACACATCACCTGACATCAAAAAATCACTCGATttgactttccttttttttttaccaagaCCCCAACTTTAATTGCTTGTCCACAGTCTCTTTCATAAAGTACATTATACATAACGTGTGATCTGAGGAAACCTCTTCAGGAGCTTGTTCACTTTGCTTGAAGGCAAATTTCCCCTGGGTGACAGGATGTCCTCACTTTGATTCCTGCGCTCtttctgaaagagaagaaaactccTCAAAATATTTACAGCAGTTTATTTGCAGAGTTGATGCTCATTCCCAGAGACTACTACTAATTGTACAGGGGTGTTTCTTTCAGGAAAATGCTGTTTCTTTAAGGAACACTTACCATAGCACTTGGTTTAATAATTACAAGCTGATGACCTTTAAATGATGCAATTAATGACTGACATCTTGTGAAGATTATATCCTTCCATATTCTTAGTTAACGATGATATAAACTTCTGGTAACAGcccagattttttctttttagtttctgttattttttcatctttgtttGATTCTTTGTCATCTAGCAAATAAATTGTGGATAATTTTTCACTTATGCTGTCAAACAGCAACAATAAATAACTATTTAAATGATGACACTGTTATTGAAGGAAAATGGAAACCTGAAACCAGTTTAAGGACAAGTTTAGTACATATACTTACCTTTAGtctattttgaaaattattttatttcaagctTGTCATAAAGTATTATTATAATATgtcaatatatattatataatcaGAAACCCCTAATTTTCAAGCAGTATGaaacttatttttcaaaaatgtctGGCCTTTAAAGTCAGAaacaggttggaaaagacctccaagatcattgagtccaacctatAACCAATGGCCACCCTGCCAACTATACCATGGCACTGACTGATACATCCAGTCATTTCCTGAATGCCAGCAGGGATGGCAACTCCACCACCACCCAGGCCAGCCTTTTCCAATGCTTCAGCACCCTTTTACTGAAAAAGTTCTTCCTGatgtccctggcacagctcaaggTTATGTCCTCTTGTCACATCATCAGTTGCCTGGGAAAAGAGGCTGACCCCTGTCTAGTAATTGTAAAGAGCAGTAACATCTCCCTTGAGcctcttctccagactaaacaaccccagctaCCTCAGCCCATCCTTGTAGAAGCCTCTCCATCCTTCACAAGTTTCATTGCACTTAGTTGCTCAAATGGGTCACAATCAAATCCTTCAGAGAACATTATTCTTACTGGCACACAAAAAACGACTGGAGGCTTCCTCCTTTCCTACTACTAGCCTTTAAGAACATAAAAGAGGCCGTAATTACTTCTGCCTTGGCCACGCAGTCATAGAACGTCCTGATCTCCTCGGCACAAGGTGCGTCGTTGAAGTCATTTTGTTTCCAGCACGCCATCATTACTGACATCTCCGTAATGCACGTTGCCTCTGAAGGGAAAGACACAACCAGAAATCTCAGGTGTTTGGGATTTCATGCTAACAACCTCCACAGTGCATAGATCTCCAAAGAAGTTTAAGACGGGGTAGAGACAGGTGAGAAAATGCATAACTCAAGATCCCAGCTTTGCTTTGGGCAGAGAAGTTGTTGCTAGCAGAAAGCAAAGCGCTGCAACCATCCAGCATCTGACTGCATTTTTAACGTGTCTGACTCACGTACGACAAAAACTCGAGATTGCAGCGTGAGGAAGCAATCGTTCCCACAGAACCCACGCGGAATTCCATGGCCCTCTTGCCCTGCGGAGCGCAAGGCGCCgccaagctctgccagcagcgCGGCCCGTCCCGGGGCACAGCGGCGGCTCAGCTCACCGGCAGCTCACCTGTCGACTGCTCCCGGCGGTTCGCCACCTTGTCGGCCAGCGCCAGTGTCCGGGGCGGGCGGAGCGTCGGGGGCCGCTTCTTGTTCCGCCACTGCCCCGACACCCAGCGCGTCACCCAGGCAGGGTAGGCGGGCGCCGCCATGTCCGCGCGCGGGCGCCCTGAGGGCGGTGCCGGGCGCGGGAAGCCTGGCCCGCCCCATCCTGCCCGTCAGACCGAGGATAGGCCATGGCAATGGAGTAACTCCCCTCAGCTTCCGCACTGGGCGGGACCAGTGCGACACTCCCCCCACAACCTCCTACCAACAACTAACTCCTTCTGCGGCAAAAATAACAAAGGAAGGAGCAAACACTCTCAAACAGAGTAGCAGAAATCATGATTGTCTCAAGTAATTCAGACGGAATtaaaggaatcacagaatgggcgAGGCTGGAAAGGATCACAGTGGGTCATCTGTGCTCAAGCAGGATCCCAGAGCACATtgcacaggattgcatccagacGCTTACAGAGTATCTCCAACGAGGGAGACtccccagcctctctgggctgttCCAGTGCTCGGTCACCTGCACAGTGAAGTTGTTATTCGTGTTCAGATGGAACGTCCTGTGCATCACTTTCTGCCCGCAGCCTCTTGTCCTGGTGCACagcaccacagagaagagcctggatccctccatccctttgACACTCTCCCCTCAGATACTATAGACATGGCTGAGGTCCCTCTCTTCTCAATTTTTTCTGCAACTGTATGGAAACTCTTGTTGGTGCTCCAAACTCTCACcactcagctcccagcccctcattTCTCTCCGTTACATTACAGCTGGATCTCCCCTGCACTGTTCCTACTGTTCCTTCCAAGAAGATACTGAAACTGCTGCTTCCAAAATGGTAGTATCGTTCCCACAGCCTCATACTCTGGTGGAAAAAACTGTTCCCAGAAGTTTCTTCTAGCAGGTTCTGGAAGTCCCCAACTGATCTGGCAGGTTCTGGAGTGCTCATGTCTCCAGCCAAAAAAGGCAGGCAATACAGAAGGCACAGGAGCATTCCAAGGGCTGGGATACAAACAAGTCTCTGCACAGCAGGAGGGACAAGGTAGATGCACAAAACTGAGGAGGTAGATGCTGAACACTGGGGACACAAAGCACTCAGATCCTTGTCTTGTGCAGTTCCTGAATATGCCATTTTACCACTGTATCTGGAACTGCTGGAGTCCTCTGACCATATACAGAAGACTACatcaaaaatgcttttctttgcatttttgtttcccCACAGGACACTGATTTGGATTAAAATATACTCAACCTCCTAGACAAAGCCCAAAGCACACCCCTTTGCCTAGTCAAGGAAGTTTGGAAATTCCGTTAACTTGAGCTAAACATCACCAGACCTATACCACATTATTCTCAAGATGGTCACTAGAATTTACTGCATCTGCTGACAATAAATTCTGGTATATCCAATTctataattatttttgtgttacTTGTAAAATAGTATATACTTAGAGTCCAAATTAAAGAGTATGGGAAGGCATGTTCAAgtaagcaaattatttttttatctatCTCTCTTCTGGTAGTGCATTTTCATCTCTTAAGGTAAAACACTTTCTGGaaattttgaaacattttggtAAGCAGGATGTTTctgtattcccattttttttctgaaaaaacaggaaacaagCTATCCTTTGAGCTTGACTACCAGTAGAGAAGAAACAGGCTGACACCTTCAAATTAGGCCAGAGAGCTTGCATTGTACAACTCTGAAGAATAGAGACTTTGAAAATCCCAGACAGGAACATGGAATACATTTCAGTATTCCCATTCATGTAAGGTTCAGTTATTCTTGGTTTTGCCTCTTCTAGCTACCCTTCCTGCCTTACTGCTAGCTACCCACCTTCCTCTGCTGCATTTGCCGCCTGCAATGTCTAACTAGATGGGCAAGAAACAGTAACAAGGAAAGACAAAAGTACTGTGATAGAAGAGAAGCTGAACTGCACTCCCTGTAAATCAGCCTCCCTTTTCCCAAATTACATTAGCTAATGGTGGCAGCACCTTCAAGTCCTTTCACCTTCAAAAGCTGATCCCTCACTTAAGCAATTCCAAGAAAAATGAGGTGAGGTaggagaggaggggaggctgaaaaagagaaaggcaaaCTACACAAGGAGAATAGTAATAGCTTCCTGTAAGTTACTGCTGTCTGCATTAGAACTAATTTTTTGGCATCAGTCCCATATTGGAGCCTCAGCAGAAGAGATTCCCAAGCAGACAGAATAAGGTACATGATGGTGTATGCACACACCATGCAGAGATGTCTGAAGCAGGACACAGTTTTATtattaaacattattttcttatattaCACATTAATTTTAAGGAAGAATGCAGATCTACAAAAAGGCTGTACTATTGAATAGCCAAATGCCTCTACAGCCTATATTTTGTATAGCTGATAGCACCAAGTCACTAATGGATGGGACAGAAGTGATGACTTTATAGGGACAGTCAGAAACTAAATTCCCTCAACAGTGAAGTCCAGAGATCTTTTACTGTGAATCTTGAATGTGCAACTATAAAAACCATGTAAAACTTTTGCTAATTAGCatttacaactttttttttcttgtattgaTATATTTAAAGCTGAATCCTAGCTTGCGTTTCAACTggtcaaaaccaaaacaaaacacagagcttAAACTGTTAATACTAGATTTGAAAAGAGTATATATCACAACTGAATAAGGGCCACATATGATGCTACAGTAAATGCTATGTCACAGTTAGAAACAATGCTAGTAATGCTGTAATAAAATACACCCTTTAAAATGAGACTGCTATCTTAAATACCTCTTTAAGAGATGAGAAATTACACCATGTgttcttcattttctgtgtaGTTATGTAAAACGTCCAGAAATTACCAAAAAATCAGTTAGGGGACGAGGGTAAGAAATCTGCTGTATTGGCAAAAAAGAATAGAGTTGATATCCATGTCTTTTTGACTGCCTGGATCCAGCTTTCAGATAAATTCCACTATATTCACACAAATGTACCCTGAATGCGCCATACCAGTTCATAATGCCCTCACCAACCACACTTTATTCTCATCTGTCTCACCCTGACCTCCATAAACCAATTTAATTAGAGATGCCTTAAAATTTAAAGCACTTCCACTTGAACTTTAGCAGTGAAAGTAACCAGTTTGCTGAGATTCCAGGTGGTTCGACTTCACTCCTGCCTGCTGAGCTATTGTGTTTGGAAAGTATTAGCACAATATATTCATGCACTCACAACTAGACGTGTCACACCCCATCCCAACTCCCACAACAACCCTTATCCTATGCTATCTCAATTAGATCAGCTTCTCTGCATTTTCCTGTCAACCTGAGTAGTTCTGAGCTGCCATCCCTAATTCCCAGGATCTAGGAAACTCAGCCCATTTCCACTGCAAATTACCTGTGCCTCCTTATTTGCTCAAAGATGCCACAAAGTATTATCATCTGCTCTGATCCATTTCAAGATCCCCAGTACCATCTCTAGCTGAGACACCTGCACATTAAATGGGTCTTTTCTGcagtaaaaatgtatttaacaGCACACAAATGAAGATGCTAGTGGTGTCAGAGTTCTGGAACAAATCCTGTAGCTCCACTCCTCTCTATCCTTCCTAATCCCTCTGCAGGGCCATATatctctccctgccagctctcAGACAATGGACCATAAAGAGAAGTACAGTTTGTTAGAGCCTGATGCAGGCTTTGGCTCAGTTGGTCGTATCACTAAAAGGATTTTATCTCTGATTAACGTCAACCTCTCAGGTCTCTGGTCTCTAGGCAGAATGAAGGAACCTGGCACCCTGTATGTTTCCAATTAATACAACTTCCCAGAAGGTGCTTTGACATCCAACAATAACTTTAATTAAATACAGTCAAATAGATGACAACTAATGATTAAGGGAGTGGCTCTCTCGGGACTATGGCTGAAGAGTGTGTATGGCAGGACAGTAAGCAAGGCAGATGGCTGCTTGTCTAACACAGCAATGCCTGCTAAAACTCTGATATCCCTGATGGCTGAGTTTCAATTCAATTTATCCTGTTCCCAGTCCTTTAGAAGTTGTTCTTCCACATCACTTAAAGCTACCCTCAAGTTAAAATGCAAGAGGGacatttctgctgtttctccagctgctgctgcactttgCAGACCATTTCCAGAGAAAGCAGCTCATTCTCTTTTCCCTCTAAACATATACATCCACTGCTGCTTGGATCTCATTCTACTTACCATTGGAGAGGACCCAGAGatctttcagtttgaaaattACTACAGTGACTGAAATAAGAAAAGGCAACTCTTTCTGAACTCCTTTTGAGTTCTAGAAATCATAATGTTAGCTATCAAATCAATATTCTTCAGTGAAGTTATATGCTTCCTACAAATTGCAGTCCTTGCTAAAGGACAGAAAACGCAGACTACTAGttcaataaattaaataatcaaCTTCTAACTGAAAAAATAGGCAACACGTGGTACCAGAGTTTTGGCAGAAGAATGAGAACTGTGGTTTGCCCAATCAATGCAATGCCTTGGACTGCTAGATTTTTAACCTTCAGTCAGTTATTTGTTTCTTGTCTCTCACCTCTCAAGAGGGCATACATTTATTCTAGCTTGTCAAGTCAATTCTGAGACACAGCATCAATAGAATCTACTGGTGTTTCATGTGAGCAGTAATGAggagatatttatttttagaacaGTAATGCTAGTGAATAAAGCTATCCTCTCAGCCTTGAAAGCCTCCCTCTAGTTACACAGTAAACAGGCACAATGCATGATAAGCAATGAAGACACTCACCCTAGTCTGCAGGATCCTGCCAAAGTGTTTACACAGGTAAATATCTTCAATATTTGCTACCTTTGATAAATTCCTTATTAGGATCAGTTTTTATGAATATGGGTACCTGCACTGTAAGAACTGTTGAATTGTTGAACCTGGGCTGTTGAATCTATCATGTTCATAGTCTGAGTATCGCGTAGCCTTTCAGTAGTCACAATATGAGTGATGACATTCAGCCACCATCTTGCTGCTCTGGACTTAAAGCAGTGAGAAATCCAGTTAGCCAAGAACAGAAATCAGGAAACTTTCCTTAAAATAATAATGCTGTAGTGACCTTCCTCCCTGTCTGCATTCACACACTTGCATTAGTAGAAAGACAACTAGGAGGGTAAATTGAATTCACTCTGGCCACGACTGGCAGTACACATTGGCACTAGATAGCAATCCTTTCAAATGCATTATTAAGTAAATTAACAGCAAACTCTTCAAGGGTATGAGACCCAGCTTCTCCTCCTGTCTCCTCCAAATAACAGGAGAGAATGAAAGCAAAGCCATGGCAAAATGTTTACTCAACATTTTGTAGTCCTTGCTGTGCAGAGCAGTAGATGCTGTGAAGGTCAGTCAGCAGCACTGAACACAACTGAAACCACAACTCTTTATCCAGCTGGGCAGGATTCCCacctctcctgtccctgcagagttTGCCTGGCAGCTACACAAAGTATTCCAACCATGCACTGAATAAATATTCCTTAATTCTTACACACCATAcataaaaagtgaaataaatttaCTATATTAATAGAGGCCACAGACACATGGTTTATAAATCATGGAAGTACTGTGACATAGAGGAGATGACCTATGCTAGTATGATCTATGACTACAGGAAAAAACACTGCAGATACAAAAGAAACAAGGCTTGGGTGAGCTTCACAGCTAAGAGTGGTAGCTAATACTCATTACCTTTTGAGAAGTTCACCACCTCTAAGACTGTAAAAAACAGTTAAACCTAGGAAGACACTAAAAACTCAGAAAAGAAAGCTATCAAGTGACTTGTGACTCAACTACAAACTGGAAGTTGTACTTTGAAGACCAGACAAAACCCACAGAATATCTGTAATCAATTTACTTTCAGATCTGTACTCTTTCCATACACACTTTAAGAAGATAGATGGCAATCAAAAATACTCATGCTTGGCAACAGTCATCAAGCTCAAAGCAACAGCATTCTGTAGTACAGACACAGAGCAAAGCAACAAAGAAAGCCTGCAGGACCAACAAAATAACCTTGTTGGCTGTTGATTGTAATATACTGAGTACATGAAGTATATAGTGGTGAAGGAATACTATTGCGAAATAGCTAATGAACAAATCAGGGCCCCAAGGAAGAAGTTTTTACCTACTTTGCTAGCTACTATTCAGCTTGCATCACCCTATCTTCAATGCTACTGTTAGTCCACAGGAAGACAAAATGGGGCTTTGGACATCACTCAGCAAGGACTAAGCAGGTGCTGATGCACATACTTATACTGGTACTTCCTCCGGTTACTCATGTAAGGACAGTGCACTCAATGTAGCATGTCTAATTTTGGCAACAGTAGATACATTATATTATAGACCTGGAAATTACTATAAATGCTGCACTTCTGAAAAATCTACTTAAATTACAGgataaaaaagtaaaagtagCATGTGCTAGTACCTGGttcttattttttatgtttaggGCAAAAAGCAAGATCACAATTTCTCCTGACTAGTCCACCAAACATTTGAATAAGAAAGTGTTTTGAGATATAGGTAATTAAGAGAATGCAGTTGAAGAAGACTGAATTATTTTCTATACAGAGACATGAAGTTATGCAATGAAGGCATTAATTCAAACAATTTACCTAAATATCATTAACATGATTAGCAGAAGTCAATATTCGGAACTAAAGCAGctttaatttgttttatctGAATTTACTTCTCCAGCAAGTGGCCTCTTCAATCCTGAATACACATCTGTAATTTTTAATCTGATTTGAGTAATCCAGTTTAACGATTATTCTCTTAGGTATTCATGTCTCCCGAATaactgaaaaaaaggaatttaaactGATAAATACATTTTAGCTGAAGAATCACTTGTTACTGTTATTAGAGAAGAGAGATAAAAAAACATTCTTCTTCTAAAAACAATTAGGTGAGAACAATGTACACTGTATGCATTTTCTACATTTATAAAAATCCAGTGATAGTCATGGGTCTGAAGTCTTTGTCAAGGTGCCCTGATTTTAACATGGCAATATTTTTCTGTCACCTGAGAGGCAAACATGGAGATGATCATTACCTATACTGGTATTATACCTGTAATCCCATATCTAAAACATTATAAAGGGGAATTTgagtggaaagaaaaagatattAAGTGAAGCACACAGCACTAAGCAATAGACAGTGATGTAATTAGGAAGAGAATGTAGAGTCACTGCTGTTCCTAACTTTTACTGCCAGACATCAAACTTCCCATAGCAATTGCAAAAACTGTcttacaaaataaatttaaacaacAGACTGTAGACTTTCATTACCAACAAACTGTCTTAAGCACAGATAAACTCTGGCTCTTTAGTCTGTAGTTAACTTCTGAAGGAggggaaatgaaaaaagaaaatagcattATACCATCAGAGACATCACTAGTGTGGCCATATTTGCCTGTGCACTTAAACCTTTGACCCTGAATTAATTAGTTTCCCTCCACTGCAAGATCAATTATTTCAGAAAGATACCCACTCTGGCAGGGAACAGTGGAGTTTATTTATACCTGTAAGCAATACAGGCTATGCAGCAAGGAAGATCAGTCCACAAGTTGTCACTCAGGAACTCTGGTCACAGACCATTATCACAATGTGTTACGGTCAGCAGAGATAGAAAAGCACCTCAGTGCACCTGGCTCTGATCACCCATTTCAGCATACAAAGACTTCAAGACTTGTATCCAAACTGCAGAGTCCACTGCAAAGGCACCATTGTGAAAATGTATTTGTCTTGGCAGAAAGCTGCACAtactcaaaaggaaaaaatccaaggCCTCTGAATTGCTAGCATTAAGGAGGTAACAGTAAATTGAGATGACAGATTTCAGATTTGATGGAAACTTAAAAGAACCAAAGTATAGACTTTTATTTTGTTCTACACAATATCAGGTAATACACTTTCTGGTGTGAAATACTTGGTTGAAAGTTGCAGCTTAAATAATTTGCTCTGCCATTCCATTGCACATATGACCTGCTAAGTCatcaaaagaggaaaattagGCAGAGAGTTAAGTGACCTCCCCACAGTTATTCAGTTAGCTTGAAAAGGAGCAGTATCTGAGGCATGTTACTTGGGGAGAAGAGACTTTATTGCAGCAATTTCATAAGGCATGATTACTcttcacagatgtgtcttttGTAATTCCTTCACTGGAAAAGCCATTTGTTAATAGCAACTAAAAGTACATCTTAATGAAGAGAATATGTGATTgataaaatacttaaaaaaacaactaaTATTCTGaagacttaaaaaaatccctgaaatatCTTAGGGCACTTGAGCAAGAGCCTGAAGTCATGTAAGACACAATATACATACAGCAAATGCAAAAGGAGAGTAAATTCCTCTTTTGCCCCACATGTTGACACCTGCAAGCCAGGAGTGGCTTCACACCACAGAGCTGAAACTCAAACCAAAACAGTTACTAACGTTTCCACTGCTGAAATCCAATCATAACAGAAACTTACTCACTTCATGCACCAGAAAAAATTGtgagttttttggttttgtttttcaaggcAAACATTTGAAGTGAGTAAGAATTCACAGTCTCAACTTTCAATGCAATTTTCAAATCAAGCTCTTACAAAGATGGGTCAGTGTTGCCTTGTCCTCTTCAGAAAAATCTCATGCATGTAGTCCCAAAATCTTCCCTGATGAGACTCATTGCGATGAATCATAGCAGTGAGGGCCTCACCCTGATCAAGGCTTTGCCAATAATCCTGCAGCCACATTTCTTTCCaactgaaacaaaaagagagacaTCATCACAAATAATTAAAAGCCCCAAATCAGTCTGCAGCTGTAATAGCACTGAAAccatgtttttctttcccttaagATGAAAACAGGCCCAGAGATGGTCACAACAAAGTATGTTGTCAGTGTGCCACTGTGCTCTAAGTCATTTAAAGAAACTTGCTTTGAAAATTCTCTGTAGCAAATATAAGTTCACTGTTAGCTTTACAATATTCTAGAAGTATCAGTATATACTATCACTACCGTGTTAACCACAGAGACTAAATTACTAATTGCAGAGAATAAAAActtctattaaaataaaatctatcaCAGAGTACTTATATTATTTTGAGAGTAGATTGTAGTGACTGACCACAACCTGACACATACAACTGCCTGTTCTACAGCTTTCTTCCTTAAGCTTACTTGGGAGTGAAACCCAGCAGTCCAAATACAAGTGAAGCTGCAAGCATAAGGATTGAGAAACCACATCCCCACACATACAGCTGAAGGTGTAATAGTGCTCCAGCTACATACACCTACACAGAGAGAGATTCTGATTGCAGCAGCATTCTGACAATTCAGCATATTTTTCAACCCTAAAAACAAATTACATCTGGGAATAAAGATTACAGAGCATGCAAATATGTAGTGTAACCTTACTGTAACTGGGTATATGCTCTAATATAAACTCCTTTGTTGTCCTCTGAGTTCAGAAGGCTCCAGAACCACAAGTCTCAATGTGTTTATAGTCAGACCTTGCATGTTGCATACAGTCTAGCACTTGTATCCCCACTACATCTGTGTCATTGTTTCACAATAATGTTAGTTTTTCTAAACTAACAAAACACTCCACAGACTGGCTCAGTAGGCATTCATCTAAATTGATCACACTGTTAAATAACATTACTGTCAAACTCAGACAAAAATATGGGTATGCTTAACTAACGTTTTGATGGCAATTTTATGCTATTATTACACCAGTTAGAATTATAAGTAGTCATGTTCcattttgcaaataaaaatggATAAAGCTTAGATGCTTATCAGACAGCAACTACTGTATTTAACAGGAGATGTCCACGATCATGCCTTGGGAACTATGGACACATATCTTTATAAAGTAAATAGCAGTGAATGTAAAAGCTTCCCCTGAACAATTTTTCCAGACACATCTCATGCCTACAGATGAGGAGAGTAACAGTGAGACACGGAAACTTCCCTGGGATGAAACTGTTGCTTGAATTATGGACCAGCTGTTCAAAACTCCCTGCTGATGACCTCTGTGAAGAATGATGGAAGCACCTGGGCCTGCACGTGGGACCAGCAGCAATTCTGTGTGTGCCTCCACAGGTACTTCTCTACTGCCACCTGATGCTCAAACAGAAAACCTATGGAGCTGGACCTGCTATGAACTCTCCAGAGTAGGGCGATGCACAGCACActacaaagaaaaaagccatttCGCTGCCGAGACTGAGAAAAGGCATTACCATAAAAAAGCTCCTGTAAGTCAGTCAACCAACACAACCAACAGAAAACAAGGGACAAGAAGCTGCTCAATCTGTTTTCTGTC
This genomic interval carries:
- the CHCHD1 gene encoding small ribosomal subunit protein mS37, which produces MAAPAYPAWVTRWVSGQWRNKKRPPTLRPPRTLALADKVANRREQSTEATCITEMSVMMACWKQNDFNDAPCAEEIRTFYDCVAKAEKERRNQSEDILSPRGNLPSSKVNKLLKRFPQITRYV